The following are from one region of the Actinomyces sp. oral taxon 897 genome:
- a CDS encoding TetR/AcrR family transcriptional regulator: MARPARFSTDGLLDAAAQALLEHGHNVTVMQVARTAGAPTGSIYYRFTSREELLIRLWLRCVRRFHAGFLKACRSEPAADAVVSAAVHIPRFCRENPVDAYGMTLYHRAELLRDAPVGLRQDVATLNDEVDAATRDLARRRYGALDPRREALLYTATRVCPYGMVRPYVGGQVPDWLDEAVASAAGAVAALGD, encoded by the coding sequence ATGGCAAGACCGGCACGGTTCAGCACGGACGGTCTCCTCGACGCCGCCGCCCAGGCGCTCCTGGAGCACGGGCACAATGTCACGGTGATGCAGGTCGCCCGGACCGCCGGGGCGCCCACGGGGTCGATCTACTACCGCTTTACCTCCCGTGAGGAGCTGCTCATCAGGCTGTGGCTGCGCTGCGTGCGCCGCTTCCACGCGGGCTTCCTTAAGGCCTGCCGCTCAGAGCCCGCCGCCGACGCCGTCGTGTCCGCCGCCGTCCACATCCCCCGCTTCTGCCGGGAGAACCCCGTCGACGCCTACGGCATGACCCTCTACCACCGCGCCGAGCTGCTGAGGGACGCCCCGGTGGGCCTGCGCCAGGATGTCGCCACCCTCAATGACGAGGTCGATGCCGCGACCCGGGATCTGGCGCGCCGCCGCTACGGGGCCCTCGACCCCCGCCGGGAGGCGCTGCTGTACACGGCCACACGGGTGTGCCCCTACGGCATGGTGCGTCCCTACGTCGGCGGCCAGGTCCCCGACTGGCTCGACGAGGCCGTCGCGTCCGCCGCGGGCGCCGTCGCCGCGCTCGGGGACTGA
- the rpsD gene encoding 30S ribosomal protein S4, translating to MSSSRSRRQVRLSRALGIPLTPKAVKYFERRPYGPGEHGRARRRAESDYAVRLKEKQRLRAQYGIREAQLQRVFKEARREKGLTGESLVELLEMRLDALVLRSGFARTIAQARQDVVHRHIMVDGKVVDRPSFRVRPGQTIQVRPRSQVMVPFQVAAAGAHRDVLPPVPDYLTVELEKLSATLVRRPRREEVPVICDVQMVVEYYSR from the coding sequence ATGAGCTCCTCCCGCTCCCGCCGTCAGGTGCGCCTCTCCCGCGCCCTGGGCATCCCGCTGACCCCCAAGGCCGTGAAGTACTTCGAGCGCCGCCCCTACGGCCCCGGTGAGCACGGCCGGGCCCGCCGCCGGGCCGAGTCCGACTACGCCGTCCGCCTCAAGGAGAAGCAGCGTCTGCGCGCCCAGTACGGCATCCGCGAGGCCCAGCTCCAGCGCGTCTTCAAGGAGGCCCGTCGGGAGAAGGGGCTGACCGGTGAGTCCCTGGTCGAGCTGCTGGAGATGCGCCTGGACGCCCTGGTCCTGCGCTCCGGGTTCGCCCGCACCATCGCCCAGGCCCGCCAGGACGTGGTCCACCGCCACATTATGGTGGACGGCAAGGTCGTGGACCGCCCCTCCTTCCGGGTGCGCCCCGGCCAGACCATCCAGGTCCGCCCCCGCTCCCAGGTCATGGTCCCCTTCCAGGTGGCTGCCGCCGGCGCCCACCGTGACGTCCTGCCTCCGGTGCCGGACTACCTCACGGTCGAGCTGGAGAAGCTCTCCGCCACCCTGGTGCGCCGCCCCAGGCGCGAGGAGGTCCCCGTGATCTGCGACGTGCAGATGGTCGTCGAGTACTACTCCCGCTGA
- a CDS encoding ArsR/SmtB family transcription factor — protein MQGRTAGPQDIARVVALFRTLAHPTRASIVHRLTRSPADVTELTTMLGLSQPLVSHHLRLLREGHLVQAERDGRRTTYRLVDDHVASILLDALGHTQEHDHDCHH, from the coding sequence ATGCAAGGAAGGACGGCCGGTCCCCAGGACATAGCGCGCGTCGTCGCGCTGTTCAGGACCCTGGCGCACCCGACCCGGGCGTCCATCGTCCACCGCCTGACCCGCTCGCCCGCGGACGTCACCGAGCTCACCACCATGCTCGGCCTGTCCCAGCCGCTGGTCTCGCACCACCTGCGCCTGCTGCGCGAGGGGCACCTCGTCCAGGCTGAGCGCGACGGACGGCGCACCACGTACCGCCTTGTTGACGACCACGTCGCGTCAATCCTCCTTGACGCGCTCGGACACACCCAGGAGCACGACCATGACTGCCACCATTGA
- a CDS encoding L-threonylcarbamoyladenylate synthase, producing the protein MSRYIEIHPLNPQARLVSKVVDTLRDGGLIAYPTDSGYALACAPANKEGLDRIRAIRQLDSKHNFTFVCASFAQAGSLAIVGNNAFRLIKRLTPGPYTFILKGTKEVPRMTLNPKRHTLGLRIPDHAITQALVTEFGAPVLSSTFIRPGNTEPESSGWEIEEALGHLIDVVIEGPVGSTEPTTVIDLTEDAPEILRAGAGDTSVI; encoded by the coding sequence ATGTCACGCTACATCGAGATCCATCCCCTCAACCCCCAGGCCCGCCTCGTCAGCAAGGTGGTAGACACCCTGCGTGACGGCGGGCTCATCGCCTACCCCACAGACTCTGGCTACGCCCTGGCCTGCGCTCCGGCGAACAAGGAGGGGCTGGACCGGATCCGGGCCATCCGCCAGCTCGACAGCAAGCACAACTTCACCTTCGTCTGCGCCAGCTTCGCCCAGGCCGGCTCCCTGGCCATCGTGGGCAACAACGCCTTCCGCCTCATTAAGCGCCTGACGCCGGGCCCCTACACCTTCATCCTCAAGGGCACCAAGGAGGTGCCCCGTATGACCCTCAACCCCAAGCGGCACACCCTGGGCCTGCGGATCCCCGACCACGCCATCACCCAGGCCCTGGTGACCGAGTTCGGCGCCCCGGTGCTGTCCTCGACCTTTATCCGCCCGGGCAACACCGAGCCCGAGTCCAGCGGGTGGGAGATCGAGGAGGCGCTGGGACACCTCATTGACGTGGTCATCGAGGGGCCCGTCGGCTCCACCGAGCCCACCACCGTCATCGACCTCACCGAGGACGCCCCCGAGATCCTGCGGGCCGGGGCGGGGGACACCTCCGTCATCTGA
- a CDS encoding replication-associated recombination protein A has product MDLFDAVGTDEAGLPVDTHAPLAVRMRPRSLEEVLGQDHLLAPGSPLRRLVEAPVLSGRGGAGVSSVVLWGPPGTGKTTLAYLVARGSGRRFVELSAVTAGVKDVRAVVGDARHRLAAGGQETVLFIDEVHRFSRSQQDALLPSVENRWVTLIAATTENPAFSVVSPLLSRSLLLTLHPLGPDDVARLLERAVADERGLGGSVALSDQARDQVVRLAGSDARKALTVLEAAAASVLEARAGAPGRAAGPGEDGPGAQEGAQAGVITVQDVEAAVDVAAVRYDRAGDQHYDVASAFIKSMRGSDPDATLHYLARMVAAGEDPRFIARRIVIQAAEDVGLADPTVLATAVAAQQAVALIGMPESQLVLAEAALAVATAPKSNAVTTGILEALADVRAGRGGTVPAHLRDAHYAGAQEIGHGTGYRYAHDYPHHVAPQRYLPEDLAGTEYYHPTTNGFEDRLTRRVASVRAILRSG; this is encoded by the coding sequence ATGGACCTGTTTGACGCCGTCGGGACGGACGAGGCCGGCCTGCCCGTGGACACCCACGCCCCGCTGGCCGTGCGCATGAGGCCGCGCAGCCTGGAGGAGGTCCTGGGGCAGGACCACCTGCTGGCCCCCGGCTCCCCGCTGCGCCGCCTGGTGGAGGCCCCCGTCCTCAGCGGCCGGGGCGGGGCCGGGGTGTCCTCGGTGGTCCTGTGGGGGCCTCCCGGCACCGGGAAGACCACGCTGGCCTACCTGGTGGCGCGTGGCAGCGGCCGACGCTTCGTGGAGCTCTCGGCCGTGACCGCGGGCGTCAAGGACGTGCGCGCCGTCGTCGGCGACGCCAGGCACCGTCTGGCCGCCGGCGGCCAGGAGACGGTCCTGTTCATTGACGAGGTCCACCGCTTCTCCCGCTCCCAGCAGGACGCCCTGCTGCCCAGCGTGGAGAACCGCTGGGTCACGCTCATCGCGGCCACCACCGAGAACCCCGCCTTCTCCGTGGTCTCCCCCCTGCTGAGCCGCTCCCTGCTGCTGACCCTCCACCCGCTCGGGCCCGACGACGTCGCCCGGCTCCTGGAGCGCGCGGTGGCCGACGAGCGGGGCCTGGGCGGCTCGGTGGCCTTAAGCGACCAGGCCCGTGACCAGGTGGTGCGCCTGGCCGGGTCGGACGCCCGCAAGGCGCTGACCGTCCTGGAGGCCGCCGCCGCCAGCGTGCTGGAGGCCCGCGCCGGGGCACCCGGCAGGGCCGCGGGACCGGGGGAGGACGGGCCCGGGGCCCAGGAGGGCGCGCAGGCGGGCGTCATCACGGTGCAGGACGTCGAGGCCGCCGTGGACGTGGCCGCCGTGCGCTACGACCGTGCCGGTGACCAGCACTATGACGTGGCCAGCGCCTTTATCAAGTCCATGCGGGGCTCCGACCCCGACGCCACCCTGCACTACCTGGCCCGCATGGTCGCCGCGGGGGAGGACCCGCGCTTTATCGCCCGACGCATTGTCATCCAGGCCGCCGAGGACGTGGGACTGGCCGACCCCACCGTGCTGGCCACCGCCGTCGCCGCCCAGCAGGCCGTGGCCCTGATCGGTATGCCCGAGTCCCAGCTGGTCCTGGCCGAGGCCGCCCTGGCCGTGGCCACCGCCCCCAAGTCCAACGCGGTGACCACGGGCATACTGGAGGCCCTGGCGGACGTGCGGGCCGGCAGGGGCGGGACGGTGCCCGCGCACCTGCGTGACGCCCACTACGCCGGGGCCCAGGAGATAGGGCACGGGACGGGGTACCGCTACGCCCACGACTACCCCCACCACGTGGCGCCCCAGCGCTACCTGCCCGAGGACCTGGCCGGTACCGAGTACTACCACCCCACCACCAACGGCTTTGAGGACCGCCTCACACGCCGGGTCGCCAGCGTGCGCGCCATCCTCCGCTCGGGCTAG
- a CDS encoding MMPL family transporter, with amino-acid sequence MLQWLARHVIKDAWIVVGAWAAVALVCLLLAGTGLGGRNLFERLSPGDAAVEGTQSAQGQQVLDTLSGDGTTVNLLITGVDISTPAQREAVSAALADAHKDLRTMVGDGNVLDPFVVPGGLSEAAAQVLAAKDLDGFLMIVTVDPNGSTVLSRKDRGYQGYIKQRDALVSRVEARLAQVPDSLTDVDARAAGIVSDHRLTDAAVNDQVERDLLHGEAVSLPLALLVMVLVFGGFLAAGMPLIGALASIASTLGVLWALSLGTDLQSFVVNIVSVIGLGLSIDYGLLITSRYREELARAHAESQMAPRGQGRRQRAGRRDPVIVDCMTTTLRTAGRTVLFSALTVAVSMLGLLVMGTSILYNIGLAGLAVVLLSVAAALTLVPAVLVIFGRRMVGPSVLQRVPGLGALQRRLGDVTSHDGVFAALARRVHARPWYVLAGCLTFLVVLCLPLGGLHLLSSTTELLPEDSSQREYLEELSRNYPSAAQQDATLIMAGTGESVTTFINTEVATAPGVTSVLRSATAGQYTVVYLDLEGDPSSRTAEAAVSALRALTPPYQTWVTGQAATQLDFRETIFSGLPWALGLIVVSTFVLLFLMTGSVLVPLKALVVNALSLAASLGVLAWIFQGGHGARLLGFTPMGGVETYVLVTALGVGFGLAMDYEVFLLARVKEYWDEGEGNDAAVEKGLQRSGRVVTSAALIMVTVFLGFVTGDMLVIKELGVAMAVIVALDATVVRMLLVPATMTLLGHWNWWAPARLTSLYERYGIRE; translated from the coding sequence ATGCTGCAGTGGCTCGCTCGACATGTCATTAAGGACGCCTGGATCGTGGTGGGGGCCTGGGCCGCCGTCGCCCTGGTGTGCCTCCTTCTAGCCGGCACGGGGCTGGGCGGCAGGAACCTGTTCGAGCGCCTGAGCCCCGGCGACGCCGCCGTGGAGGGCACACAGAGCGCCCAGGGGCAGCAGGTCCTGGACACCCTGTCGGGTGACGGCACGACGGTGAACCTGCTCATTACCGGGGTGGACATCTCCACCCCCGCCCAGCGGGAGGCGGTGAGCGCCGCCCTGGCCGACGCCCACAAGGACCTGCGCACCATGGTCGGTGACGGGAACGTCCTGGATCCCTTCGTGGTCCCCGGGGGCCTGTCGGAGGCGGCCGCCCAGGTGCTGGCCGCCAAGGACCTGGACGGCTTCCTCATGATCGTGACCGTGGACCCCAACGGCTCCACCGTGCTGTCCAGGAAGGACCGGGGCTACCAGGGCTACATCAAGCAGCGTGACGCCCTCGTCTCCCGGGTGGAGGCCCGCCTGGCCCAGGTACCCGACAGCCTCACCGACGTGGACGCGCGGGCAGCGGGCATTGTCTCGGACCACCGGCTGACGGACGCCGCCGTCAACGACCAGGTGGAGCGTGACCTCCTGCACGGCGAGGCCGTCTCCCTGCCGCTGGCCCTGCTGGTCATGGTGCTGGTCTTCGGCGGCTTCCTGGCGGCGGGGATGCCCCTGATCGGGGCCCTGGCCTCGATCGCCTCGACCCTGGGGGTCCTGTGGGCGCTCAGCCTGGGGACGGACCTGCAGTCCTTCGTGGTCAATATCGTCAGCGTCATCGGCCTGGGGCTGTCCATCGACTACGGCCTGCTCATTACCTCCCGCTACCGGGAGGAGCTGGCCCGGGCCCACGCGGAGTCCCAGATGGCGCCCAGGGGCCAGGGGCGCAGGCAGCGGGCGGGGCGACGCGACCCGGTCATTGTGGACTGCATGACCACGACCCTGCGGACCGCCGGGCGCACCGTCCTCTTCTCCGCCCTGACCGTGGCCGTCTCCATGCTGGGGCTGCTGGTCATGGGGACCTCGATCCTGTACAACATCGGCCTGGCCGGCCTGGCGGTGGTCCTGCTGTCCGTGGCGGCGGCCCTGACCCTGGTGCCCGCCGTCCTGGTCATCTTCGGCCGCCGGATGGTGGGCCCCTCGGTCCTCCAGCGCGTCCCGGGGCTGGGCGCCCTCCAGCGTCGGCTCGGTGACGTCACCAGCCACGACGGCGTCTTCGCGGCCCTGGCACGGCGGGTCCACGCCCGCCCGTGGTACGTCCTGGCCGGGTGCCTGACCTTCCTGGTGGTCCTGTGCCTGCCCCTGGGCGGGCTCCACCTGCTGTCCTCCACCACCGAGCTCCTGCCCGAGGACTCCAGCCAGCGTGAGTACCTTGAGGAGCTGTCGAGGAACTACCCCTCGGCCGCCCAGCAGGACGCGACCCTCATTATGGCGGGCACGGGCGAGTCGGTCACCACCTTTATCAACACCGAGGTCGCCACCGCCCCCGGGGTGACCTCGGTGCTGCGCTCGGCCACGGCCGGGCAATACACGGTGGTCTACCTGGATCTGGAGGGGGATCCCTCCTCCCGGACGGCGGAGGCGGCGGTCAGCGCCCTGCGGGCCCTGACCCCCCCCTACCAGACGTGGGTGACCGGCCAGGCGGCCACCCAGCTGGACTTCCGCGAGACGATCTTCTCAGGGCTGCCCTGGGCGCTGGGCCTGATCGTGGTGTCCACCTTCGTCCTGCTGTTCCTCATGACCGGCTCGGTGCTGGTCCCCCTCAAGGCCCTGGTGGTCAACGCCCTGTCCCTGGCCGCCTCCCTGGGGGTGCTGGCGTGGATCTTCCAGGGCGGGCACGGGGCCCGGCTCCTGGGCTTCACGCCGATGGGCGGGGTGGAGACCTACGTCCTGGTCACCGCCCTGGGGGTGGGCTTCGGCCTGGCCATGGACTACGAGGTCTTCCTGCTGGCCCGGGTCAAGGAGTACTGGGACGAGGGCGAGGGCAACGACGCCGCCGTGGAGAAGGGCCTCCAGCGCTCGGGACGGGTCGTCACCAGCGCGGCCCTCATTATGGTGACGGTGTTCCTGGGCTTTGTCACCGGCGACATGCTGGTCATTAAGGAGCTGGGGGTCGCCATGGCCGTCATTGTGGCCCTGGATGCCACGGTGGTGCGCATGCTCCTGGTCCCGGCGACCATGACCCTGCTGGGCCACTGGAACTGGTGGGCGCCGGCGCGCCTGACCAGTCTCTACGAGAGGTACGGGATCCGGGAATAG
- the alaS gene encoding alanine--tRNA ligase — translation MRTSEIRSRWLDYFAAHDHEVRPSVSLISPEPSILFTVAGMVPFIPYILGAEPAPWPRAASVQKCIRTNDIDNVGKTTRHGTFFQMNGNFSFGDYFKEGAIDYAWDLLTGSRDEGGYGLDGDRLWMTIWEEDQVSYDHWTRVVGVPAEHVQKLPFAEISWSTGQPGPAGACCEIHYDRGPAYGPDGGPAADAQGDRFLEIWNLVFDEFVRGEGRGHDFELVGRLDRTAVDTGAGLERLAFVMQDKPNMYEIDEVYPVIAAAQAMSGRTYGLGAGPEAGDAYLDDVRMRVVADHVRSALMLISDGVRPGNDGRGYVLRRLIRRAVRSMRLLGVEEAALPTLLTASRDAMKASYPELEENWSAISDVAFGEEEAFRRTLAAGTTILDTAVARAKEEGAGRPLLSGRSAFELHDTYGFPIDLTLEMAAEQGVAVDEAAFRTLMDEQRERARADARAKKAGHADIRVFQDLVKELDGGSVFLGYTDSSAEATVAGLLVDGVPQPAATAPAHVEVVLDRTPFWAEMGGQLADQGVIRLAEGGTVEVDDVQAPVKGLTVHRGRLTEGTLTVGERAWAQIDTARRLAIARAHTSTHMVHKALHEVVSSTATQAGSENSPSRLRFDFRHGSALAADQVEGIEELVNAKLAEDLPVTDEVMDIDAARATGAMALFGEKYGRRVRVVSIGGDWSKELCAGTHVPTTGRIGRVTVVGESSIGSGVRRIDALVGDGAYGFQAREHALVSQLSALVGGRAEELPDRVAALMGRLKEAEKKLAAAEQAALAARADEVVAAARDVGGVRLASLAVGQVGSADALRSLALDARGRMGSSEPAVVVVAGLAGGRPLVVVATNQAARDQGQRAGALVRVAARVLGGGGGGKDDVAQGGGQDAGALDAALEAVAHELGA, via the coding sequence ATGCGAACCTCCGAGATCCGCTCACGCTGGCTGGACTACTTCGCCGCGCACGACCACGAGGTGCGGCCCTCGGTCTCGCTCATCTCCCCCGAGCCCTCGATCCTCTTCACGGTCGCCGGCATGGTGCCCTTTATCCCCTACATCCTGGGGGCCGAGCCCGCCCCCTGGCCCCGGGCCGCCAGCGTGCAGAAGTGCATCCGCACCAACGACATCGACAATGTGGGGAAGACCACCCGGCACGGCACGTTCTTCCAGATGAACGGCAACTTCTCCTTCGGGGACTACTTCAAGGAGGGGGCGATCGACTACGCCTGGGACCTGCTGACCGGCAGCCGGGACGAGGGCGGGTACGGCCTGGACGGGGACCGGCTGTGGATGACGATCTGGGAGGAGGACCAGGTCTCCTACGACCACTGGACCCGGGTGGTCGGCGTGCCGGCCGAGCACGTCCAGAAGCTGCCCTTCGCCGAGATCTCCTGGTCCACCGGCCAGCCCGGCCCGGCCGGGGCCTGCTGCGAGATCCACTACGACCGCGGGCCCGCCTACGGCCCCGACGGCGGCCCCGCCGCCGACGCCCAGGGCGACCGCTTCCTGGAGATATGGAACCTCGTCTTCGACGAGTTCGTGCGCGGTGAGGGCCGGGGCCACGACTTCGAGCTCGTGGGCAGGCTCGACCGGACCGCCGTCGACACCGGCGCGGGCCTGGAGCGCCTCGCCTTCGTCATGCAGGACAAGCCCAATATGTACGAGATTGACGAGGTCTACCCCGTCATCGCCGCCGCCCAGGCCATGAGCGGGCGGACCTACGGCCTCGGGGCCGGCCCCGAGGCCGGCGACGCCTACCTGGACGACGTGCGCATGCGCGTGGTCGCCGACCACGTGCGCTCCGCCCTCATGCTCATTTCCGACGGCGTGCGCCCCGGCAACGACGGGCGCGGCTACGTGCTGCGCCGCCTCATCCGCCGCGCCGTGCGCTCCATGCGCCTGCTGGGCGTGGAGGAGGCCGCCCTGCCCACCCTGCTGACGGCCTCCAGGGACGCCATGAAGGCCTCCTACCCCGAGCTGGAGGAGAACTGGTCGGCCATCTCCGACGTCGCCTTCGGCGAGGAGGAGGCCTTCCGACGCACCCTGGCCGCGGGCACCACCATCCTGGACACGGCCGTGGCCCGGGCCAAGGAGGAGGGCGCTGGCAGGCCCCTGCTGTCAGGGCGCTCCGCCTTCGAGCTGCACGACACCTACGGCTTCCCCATCGACCTGACCCTGGAGATGGCCGCCGAGCAGGGCGTGGCCGTGGACGAGGCCGCCTTCCGCACGCTCATGGACGAGCAGAGGGAGCGGGCCCGCGCCGACGCCCGGGCCAAGAAGGCCGGTCACGCCGACATCCGCGTCTTCCAGGACCTGGTCAAGGAGCTCGACGGGGGCTCGGTCTTCCTGGGCTACACCGACTCCAGCGCCGAGGCCACCGTCGCGGGCCTCCTGGTGGACGGCGTCCCCCAGCCCGCCGCCACCGCCCCCGCCCACGTCGAGGTCGTCCTGGACCGCACCCCCTTCTGGGCCGAGATGGGCGGCCAGCTCGCCGACCAGGGCGTCATCCGCCTGGCCGAGGGGGGCACGGTCGAGGTCGACGACGTCCAGGCCCCCGTCAAGGGCCTGACCGTCCACCGCGGGCGCCTCACCGAGGGCACCCTCACCGTGGGGGAGCGCGCCTGGGCGCAGATCGACACCGCCCGCCGCCTGGCGATCGCCCGCGCCCACACCTCCACCCACATGGTCCACAAGGCCCTCCACGAGGTCGTCTCCTCCACCGCCACCCAGGCCGGGTCGGAGAACTCCCCCTCCCGCCTGCGCTTCGACTTCCGCCACGGCTCCGCCCTGGCCGCCGACCAGGTCGAGGGCATTGAGGAGCTGGTCAACGCCAAGCTCGCCGAGGACCTGCCGGTCACCGACGAGGTCATGGACATCGACGCCGCCCGCGCCACCGGCGCCATGGCCCTGTTCGGTGAGAAGTACGGCAGGCGGGTCCGGGTGGTCTCCATCGGGGGGGACTGGTCCAAGGAGCTGTGCGCCGGCACCCACGTGCCCACCACCGGCCGTATCGGGCGTGTCACCGTGGTGGGGGAGTCCTCCATCGGCTCGGGCGTGCGGCGCATTGACGCCCTGGTCGGGGACGGCGCCTACGGCTTCCAGGCCAGGGAGCACGCCCTGGTCTCCCAGCTCTCCGCCCTGGTGGGGGGGCGCGCCGAGGAGCTGCCGGACCGCGTGGCCGCGCTCATGGGCCGCCTGAAGGAGGCCGAGAAGAAGCTCGCGGCCGCCGAGCAGGCCGCCCTGGCCGCCCGGGCCGACGAGGTCGTGGCCGCCGCCCGCGATGTGGGCGGGGTGCGCCTGGCCTCCCTGGCGGTCGGCCAGGTCGGCTCCGCCGACGCCCTGCGCTCCCTGGCCCTGGACGCCCGCGGCCGCATGGGCAGCTCCGAGCCCGCCGTCGTGGTGGTGGCCGGCCTGGCCGGCGGGCGGCCGCTGGTGGTGGTCGCCACCAACCAGGCGGCCCGGGACCAGGGGCAGCGGGCCGGGGCGCTGGTGCGGGTGGCCGCCAGGGTCCTGGGCGGTGGCGGCGGCGGCAAGGACGACGTCGCCCAGGGCGGCGGCCAGGACGCCGGGGCGCTGGACGCGGCCCTGGAGGCGGTGGCCCACGAGCTCGGGGCCTGA